The Sporosarcina sp. 6E9 genome segment CGTTACTTGCTCCTTCGGCGACGCCTTAGCGTTCTCTCCTCATACAATCATTCGCAATTATTCAGTTTTCACTATATTAAAAATCTATGCTTTCAAGTCATATCTTAACATTAGATTTATGTAAGTGCAATCATTAATATTAAAAAGGTAAAAACACGAACTTAACTAAGAAACCATCCAACAACGTTCGGTTAATTTGTTGTCGGTCTAAATTATTCAGCCAATTAAATATAAAAAACAGGGAATCAAATAGATTCCCTGTTTTTTATCCAGAGCCTTTCAAACGTCCGATTTGAAAAGCTATATAAGATGTGATATCCCTTAATGATCTGCGTTCAGTTTCTACAATAAAATGAGCAGATTGCAAATAAATCGGTTTGCGATTCATAAAAATAGTTTCTAGTTCGTTACGTGTCGACCTTTGAACAATGGGACGATTTTTGTCAGTCGCAATCCGACGCCAAATATCTCGAAATGGTGCATTTAAAAAAAACACAAGTCCTGTCTTTCTCATTATCTCGCGATTCCGTTCTCTTAAGGGGACGCCTCCGCCTGTAGCTATAATACAATATTCATCCCTAAACGAAAGAAGAAACTCAGTTTCCAATTGCCTGAAATAGTCTTCTCCGTATTTCTCAAATATTTCTGGAATTGAAAGCCCCGTTTTCTTTACGATTTCAGTATCCATATCATAAAATGGAAGCTTTGTTGCAAAGCTTATTCTTTTTCCGATTGCGCTTTTTCCCGAACCCATATAGCCTACTAAATAAACTCTTTTCACTTTGCATGCCCCCCTTTTATGAAATCGATTCTTATTTATGCTGTTTCATGATTTTAATCGTTTCTTTCTCATAATACATTTCTAAAGAATCATAATGTCTATATATACTATCATGCCACAAAACGATAGAGAAAAGAAAGGTACTTACAAAAAAAAGTAGAATGATCGCGGTTACTAGTACCGCGCCTTCTTCATTTTGAATTAAAGCCAACCGCAAAATCTCGCTCCTTCCGCGTCCCATCTTGCATTGTCACAGTTACAGATAAAACCGGAGCGTTCAACGTAAAGTAGGCTGAATACACATCCGTCAAAAATGGAACATGGCCTTGCCCATCTATCATCTTTCTAACTACGGAATTACTTTGTCCAATATCAATTTGTCCTCTATCAGTTATGAATCGTATTCCGCGACCTCCCAGATGTACGTTGAATTCTTTAACATCAATTATAGAAGCTTGTAAATCCAATGCGAATAATTCCCAAGCCCCATCAGACATATTTGTATAGTGCTGTTCAATCGGCGCTTTCCATAAAAGGAACAATACAAATAAATGAGCAAATGTAACGAAAACAATTAACTGAAACAAACTTTCAATGAATGTATAGCCTTCTTCTGCTTTTATCATGGGTAGTCGAGACACTTTTCAGTCACCTCTTTTTCAGGACGATAAACGACACATATTGAATGATCATAAACCCTCCAGATAAATTCGTTCCCATCGTTTTGCCTTTTGCCTTCGGTTTTTCCGCTGCTCTTGTATAAAATTGCACCATGATACATCGTTTCAACAGCGTGCATAGTAATTTTCTTGTAATGCAATGTTGTCATCATTTGTGTCGCGAGTGGAAGTAATGTACCAAATACGATAATTATGATTGTGAGGGTGAGGATTGCTTCCGGCCAAGAAAAGCCCTTTTGATTCACTAATGATCATCCTCCCCCGCTGCATTTGAAAAACAATTGTTCTGCTCCCTTGCTTCGTAAGTAATGTTAGTTTTCCGAAGTTAATAATATCTCCATTTCCGTTGAATTCAACAGCTATCAAACCGCTAGAACCCGATACACGCATTCCTTCTGGTAAAAGCTTTCTGGAAAACTCAATTTTCCCCGGTGCTTCTGCGATATACATCGTTTGTGTTTCAGTTGTAGAAAATCTTAAGCGTGTGTATGCGTTGTTCGCCATTGAATAACTTTGCAAACTTTGTATCGTTATAACGATTGCCTTGAGTGCATCATCTTCAACCGTTGTACGAATCCATTTACTACCAACCGGAAGGATAACTCCACTCAAAATGATTGCTATCGATAAAACAAATACGAGTTCAATTAAAGTGAACCCTGACTCTCCAGATTCTGGATTAATTGGAACTCTCACTAACTTTACCCGCTGCAAGCGTTAATGCTGAACCGTTCGGACATACAGGATCCTCTTTTAGAAAACCTGCTGTGACTAACTCTGCAAAATTAGTCGGGTAAGATTTCTTTTCCAATTTATATGCTTCTACCTGACCTTGAACCATTTGCACATATGCTTCGCATCCCTTTTCATCAATTACCTTTGATTGTTTCGTAACGTTCGGAATCGCTATAAGTATTAAAATTGAAATTATCGCAAGAACGATTAACATTTCTATTAACGTAAATCCTTCTTCGTTATTTAACCTTCTCATATACTAGCTCCCTTCAAATTTTATCAATCATTCCGTACATCGGTAGTAATAATGCGATATAAGCAGCCAAAATACAAATTGCAATTAGACTAAAAAGAAGCGGTTGCAAAATAGCGAGTCCTTTTGTTAAAATTTCACTTATCTTATTTTCCAAGTACTCGCCGTAAATAATTAACTCCTTTGGTAAATGACCACTATTTGTACCATGTTCTACAAAAGATGAAAATTGTTTGGTTAATCCATCTGTGATTGCTACTGCCTTATCAAATGGTTCACCATAAATAACGCTTTTCTTTATTTCGTTGGCAATCTCGCTGAGTACAGGATCTAAGTTTTGGTTAATCAATACATCGAGTGAATCCTGCATAGATAGTCCAGATAATAATAAACTTCCGAGTTCGCTGGAAAAAAGGCGTGTTTTCCACATTGTAAATAGGTTGCCTAGAAAAGGAATCGCTATTAAAAACTTTATCTTTTTCGCTGGCGGTAATCTTTTGTAAAAAATCATACAACCAGCTAGAATGCACGTTAGCAAGATAAGCATCGCAAAAATGAGATCCGGCGTTTTCGCGACTAATGTAGGTAATGCCTGGACAATGCCACTGTCTCCATTCGACCTTGATGATGCAAGTAATTCAATATTCGGTAGAAAAAACTTTCTGAATCCCAGCAGTAAGATTGATATAAAGATGAACAAACCTGCTGGATATGCAAGAAGGCCTTTCAACTTCTTTTTGGCTTCCTCTGTTTTTTCTAGCCGGCCAGCCATGCTTGATAGCGTTTCAGCTAATCTACCATCTCTTTCTGCAATAACCACCGGGAGTAAGATACTTGAAGAAAAATCTAATCGACTTAAAATATGCGTCACAGTCTCACCGTCACGAAAATCAGACTCAATTTTTTCAAGTAAATACCTATAGTCATCTACATGATGCGGAAGCAATAAGTTAACGCTGTCATAAAATGTATAACCTTCCCTTAAAAGTACAGCTAATCTAGATAAGAACTCTGATGGATTCTTAAGCTTTATCTTTTTTTTGAGTTCATGTATACTCTTCATCATTTATAATGTTGCGGACTACTATATTTTTCTACTACTGATGCTATTCTTTTTTCAGAAGGGAAAATAACTCGCTCTCCTTTCAAGATGGCGTCTGTCATATCATCTAGCATTTCGCCCTCAACAATTTCAAATACTACGCCTGGGTCACCGCTATGCTGCCTAATTAGTCGCTGTGCTGATATACAGACTACCGTTTGCCTTAACTCTTCAATTGAAATGCCAAAATCCATCATTCGATAAAAACAACCAGCAGGATCTTTTGAATGCACTGTGGAGAAAACCAAATGACCGGTTAAAGCAGCTTGGACCGCAATTTTAGCCGTTTCACTATCCCTGATTTCTCCAATCATAATGACATCTGGAGAATGTCTCAAAATCGCTTTTAAACCAGTAGAGTAAGTCATTCCAGATTGTTCATTTACTTGAATTTGAAGTAAATGCGAATGATTATTCTCTACCGGGTCTTCTAAGGTAATAACATGACGATTAAGATTGTTTACGCAGTGCGCTGTTAACGAATACATCGTCGTCGTTTTCCCCGAACCTGTTGGACCTGTTAGAAAAATTAGGCCTTGTTCTTTTGAACTTGCCCGTATTAATTTGTTAGACCATTCTTCTTCAATACATAACTGTTTAATCGGAACAATACGATCGTGCTTTTGTAATCGGATGACGACACTTTCCTTAAAATGAATCGCTGGAATTGTTGATACTCGAAAAGAATAATTTTCTTCTCGTATCTGTTTGTGGAAGGAACCACTTTGGGGTTTTCTTTTATCGGTTATATCTAATGAGGAAAGAAACTTAAAAAAAGAAATCATTCTAATCGCTAATTGATGTACAACTTTACTGTTTTCATATAACTTTAAATTCTTTTTAAATAATACGGTATAGCCTTCTTCAGACGGGACAAGATGGATATCAGTTGCTTCATAGGCAATTGCATTCTCAAGAAGTTGCATACATTTTCTTTCAATAACATTTTCTGGTTTGTTCATCGAACACCCCTCTTTAAAATGAATTGAAGCGTCATTCTTATTTTTCTATGGCTGACGGTTGACTGCTAACCGTCTAAATCAAAGTATACAATAGGAATCCATTAAAAGGAATACTATCCGGAAAGCTTTAATTTTGAGAGGATAATTGGCCTTAATATTGAATTATCAATCGGAATTTCATGGCAAAATTGAATTATTCAGGAACAAAAGATGAATTACATCGAAATACACCGCTTCGTCACAATCTTTTATTGATATGAGTTTACATATGGAGCGCTTATCCATTATAATGAATAAGAGCTTATTGTATTGTAATTAAGGAGGGACACACACATGGATAACATGTTCAAGTTAATGGGCTGGTGGACAGGCATATTTGCAGTTCTATTTTTTGCAGGCGATATGTATCCTGCTTCACTTCTGTTTGTGGCTAGCACCATTTTCTTCCTACTTCTAGGGTATTTAAACTTAACAGAGCGTATGTATATGTACATGTTTGCCAGTTATTTAATGGTATTCATGGTAGGCTTCAGCTATTACGCAACGTTTATACACGTACCAGGTGGCGGACACTAA includes the following:
- a CDS encoding shikimate kinase, whose translation is MKRVYLVGYMGSGKSAIGKRISFATKLPFYDMDTEIVKKTGLSIPEIFEKYGEDYFRQLETEFLLSFRDEYCIIATGGGVPLRERNREIMRKTGLVFFLNAPFRDIWRRIATDKNRPIVQRSTRNELETIFMNRKPIYLQSAHFIVETERRSLRDITSYIAFQIGRLKGSG
- the comGF gene encoding competence type IV pilus minor pilin ComGF translates to MIKAEEGYTFIESLFQLIVFVTFAHLFVLFLLWKAPIEQHYTNMSDGAWELFALDLQASIIDVKEFNVHLGGRGIRFITDRGQIDIGQSNSVVRKMIDGQGHVPFLTDVYSAYFTLNAPVLSVTVTMQDGTRKERDFAVGFNSK
- a CDS encoding type II secretion system protein — translated: MRVPINPESGESGFTLIELVFVLSIAIILSGVILPVGSKWIRTTVEDDALKAIVITIQSLQSYSMANNAYTRLRFSTTETQTMYIAEAPGKIEFSRKLLPEGMRVSGSSGLIAVEFNGNGDIINFGKLTLLTKQGSRTIVFQMQRGRMIISESKGLFLAGSNPHPHNHNYRIWYITSTRDTNDDNIALQENYYARC
- the comGC gene encoding competence type IV pilus major pilin ComGC — translated: MRRLNNEEGFTLIEMLIVLAIISILILIAIPNVTKQSKVIDEKGCEAYVQMVQGQVEAYKLEKKSYPTNFAELVTAGFLKEDPVCPNGSALTLAAGKVSESSN
- the comGB gene encoding competence type IV pilus assembly protein ComGB, translated to MMKSIHELKKKIKLKNPSEFLSRLAVLLREGYTFYDSVNLLLPHHVDDYRYLLEKIESDFRDGETVTHILSRLDFSSSILLPVVIAERDGRLAETLSSMAGRLEKTEEAKKKLKGLLAYPAGLFIFISILLLGFRKFFLPNIELLASSRSNGDSGIVQALPTLVAKTPDLIFAMLILLTCILAGCMIFYKRLPPAKKIKFLIAIPFLGNLFTMWKTRLFSSELGSLLLSGLSMQDSLDVLINQNLDPVLSEIANEIKKSVIYGEPFDKAVAITDGLTKQFSSFVEHGTNSGHLPKELIIYGEYLENKISEILTKGLAILQPLLFSLIAICILAAYIALLLPMYGMIDKI
- the comGA gene encoding competence type IV pilus ATPase ComGA; translated protein: MNKPENVIERKCMQLLENAIAYEATDIHLVPSEEGYTVLFKKNLKLYENSKVVHQLAIRMISFFKFLSSLDITDKRKPQSGSFHKQIREENYSFRVSTIPAIHFKESVVIRLQKHDRIVPIKQLCIEEEWSNKLIRASSKEQGLIFLTGPTGSGKTTTMYSLTAHCVNNLNRHVITLEDPVENNHSHLLQIQVNEQSGMTYSTGLKAILRHSPDVIMIGEIRDSETAKIAVQAALTGHLVFSTVHSKDPAGCFYRMMDFGISIEELRQTVVCISAQRLIRQHSGDPGVVFEIVEGEMLDDMTDAILKGERVIFPSEKRIASVVEKYSSPQHYK
- a CDS encoding DUF2626 family protein, translated to MDNMFKLMGWWTGIFAVLFFAGDMYPASLLFVASTIFFLLLGYLNLTERMYMYMFASYLMVFMVGFSYYATFIHVPGGGH